A portion of the Cryptomeria japonica chromosome 5, Sugi_1.0, whole genome shotgun sequence genome contains these proteins:
- the LOC131875690 gene encoding uncharacterized protein LOC131875690 — MKDLKTLTKDELFGILTAYEMRREDKLAQKEVSFKASKKGKRKNHTPKESTRSELDEAEAYFMRKFKKGKGKYKSKFPFKCFNCGKVGHYASKCPQNESDSSEEEKKCYSKKKGKKYFKKNFSKHKKNFYSKQSSSSSEENSEDISSSDGEEILFMAMKVKDDEDEKEEGQEAMCDEEDVDL; from the coding sequence ATGAAGGATTTGAAAACATTAACAAAAGATGAATTGTTTGGAATCctcacagcctatgaaatgaggagAGAAGACAAACTAGCACAAAAAGAGGTATCTTTCAAAGCATCAAAGAAGGGCAAGAGAAAAAATCATACACCAAAAGAAAGCACAAGAAGTGAATTAGATGAGGCTGAAGCTTATTTCATGAGAAAGTTCAAAAAGGGCAAAGGCAAATACAAAAGCAAATTCccattcaaatgtttcaattgtggcaagGTTGGGCACTATGCTTCAAAGTGTCCTCAAAATGAAAGTGATAGTAGTGAAGAGGAGAAGAAGTGCTATtctaagaagaaaggaaagaaatacTTCAAGAAGAACTTCTCAAAACATAAGAAAAACTTCTACTCTAAGCAAAGTTCCAGTTCATCGGAGGAAAACTCTGAAGATATATCCAGCAGTGATGGAGAAGAGATTCTTTTTATGGCAATGAAAGtcaaagatgatgaagatgagaagGAGGAAGGACAAGAGGCTATGTGTGATGAAGAAGATGTAGATCTTTAA